The sequence below is a genomic window from Zhongshania aliphaticivorans.
CCAGTCAGGCTAGTTTGAGGTGACGTTGGACGTTCGGTGGTCGCACTACTGCCTCCGCCCCCACCACAAGCCGATAGAATCAGGCTAGAAATAAGGAATGTGAGCGGTTTAATTGTGTGCTTCATGCATACACCTCGGGCTGAGTGTAAAAGAGTCGGTTTTGTCACCACGGACGGCCAAGGGCGGGCTGGGGCGAGTTAAGGATAGTCATTTTTATTATTCGCACTTCACGTCGGGTACGGCATGGGGATGCGTACTGTTCGGTGTTCTCGGTGCATATATTGCCCGTAGTATACATTCTGGCTGGCTTGTGACAACACGAATAAGAAGCGAGACTTGGCGGCTAATGTCGCCGAATTGACGGAAAGTGATAGTAATCAATAGGCTAACGGCAAAAGTTGTTGGCGAATATTTGATCAAATTACGGTAATTTAATACTGGCTGGGCTAGAACGTATTCATGCGGAGAACTTGCGCTCTTACTCGCTTACAAGCTCCCGGGCGGTGAGATAAATCCGTAAATCAAATTCCAGTTGGTGGTAATTGGGCAGTATGTATTCACAAAGTTTGTAAAAGGCTTTGTTGTGGTCAGCTTCCTTTAAGTGGGCCAGCTCGTGGACCGCAATCATTTCTAAGAACTCCGGCGGCGCATGTTTAAACAGCGAGGCGATTCGGATTTCCCTTTTGGCTTTTAATTTTCCGCCCTGCACTCGGGACACAGCAGTGTGCAGGCCTAGGGCGCGGTGGGTAAGGTCGAGACGATTGTCGTATAAAACTTTGTCTATTTGCGGGGCGTTGCGAAGGTGGTTTTGTTTTAAGTCATTAATATATTTGTATAGGGCTTTGTCACTTTGAATGGGGTGTTGCTGCCCGTAGCGCCGCTCAATATAGGCGGCTAGGCGCCGCTCGCTAATGAGTTGGCGCACCTGATTTTGCAGCTGCTCTGAATAGCCCTGCAAATATTTTAGTGTGATGTCGCTGGCGGCTTGGTTCACAATTTTATGTTTGCCACTTTGAGTAAGTTTGGCCGGTTTGTCATGCTTAGGTACCGCAAAAAGTTTGGTGCACTTGCTGCTCAGGTTTTGCGGGCATAGCGTAGCGCGACTTAGTAGGGTCAAATTCGCCGGGTTTTGCTAATACATCGACTAGCTGATTAAAAAAGCTGAAATCGCCATTTTGTTCTGCGGCGGCAATCGCTTCTTGTACGAGATGGTTGCGGGGAATAAACACTGGATTGGCGGCAAACATCTGCGTTTGGCGCTGGGCAGGGCTTTGTGGGTCTTCGCTGATACGCTGGCGCCATTGTTGTAAGCACGGTGTAAAAGCTTCGTTAAATTCAAACAACTCGCGAACGCTGCTATTAATACAGGCGGTCTCGTTACTTAACTCTGCTAGGCGTCTAAAACACAGCGTAAAGTCCGATTTTTGTGCTTCCATAATACTTAGCAGCGTTTGAAATAAGGCGTCGTCACTGTCTTTAAACTCACTTAGCCCGAGCTTGTCTTTAATAATAGTTTGATAGGCTGTTAGAAATTGCGCAGGGAAGGCATTAATGGCTTCTTGGGCAATGGCCACGGCACGGTCGTCGTCCGCTGTGGCGCTATTGTCGAGAATCGGCAGCAGCGCTTGGGCCAATTGTATTAGGTTCCAGTGCGCGATACTGGGCTGGTTGCCATAGGCGTAGCGGCCGTTGTGGTCTATTGAGCTGAATACCGTGGCCGGGTCGTAGCTGTCCATAAACGCGCAGGGGCCGTAGTCGATGGTCTCGCCGCACAGCAGCATATTGTCGGTGTTCATTACCCCATGAATAAAGCCAATACTCTGCCATTTTGCTATTAGGCTGGCTTGGCGACTAATAATCTTATTGAGCATCGCCAGTACGGGGTTTTCGGCCTCGGCAGCGTCAGGGAAGTGACGTTGAATAAGGTAGTCGCTGAGAGTTTGCAGGGCTTCATTGTCTCGGCGCGCGGCAAAGAATTGCATGGTGCCCACGCGAATATGGCTCTGCGCCACGCGGCTGAAGACAGCGCCGGGTAAGCCTTGGTCGCGAAACACCATTTCGCCACTGGTGACGGCACCTAAGGCTCGCGTGGTTGGTACGCCCAAGGCCGCCATGGCTTCACACAGAATATATTCACGAAGCACTGGCCCCAATGGCGATTTACCGTCGCCACCGCGGGAATAAGGCGTGCGCCCTGAACCTTTAAGTTGCCAGTCGTAACGTACACCGTCAGTGCCTATTAACTCGCCAAGTAAAACCGCGCGGCCGTCGCCGAGCTGGGGATTCCAGCCGCCAAACTGATGACCTGCATAGACCGCAGCAAGACTTTGGGCGCCATCGGGAACGTGATTGCCCGCCATGGTGGCAATGCCCTCGGGGGAGGCCAGCCAGTCTGGGGAAATATTCAATTGCTCTGCTAACGCGGTGTTAATACGAATGAGGCCGGGGTTTGGCACCGAACTTGGCGCTTGCGCGGTATAGAATGGCCCAGAAAGGCGGGCGAAACTATTGTCAAACACGGGGCTGCGGGATTCGCTCATGGTATCGACCTGTATAAAAACGGTAAAACAACGGGTGTAGGCTAAGCTTTAAAGCTATTGAGTGAATTGTACCTCCAATAGCGAGGACTTACCTGTTATCCCTAAGACGGCTTTTGCGTGACCGAGAGTGTGGCCTTTAGCGAAAAACGCGACGGGAGCGTGCAGACCAAGTAAAATTGCCGCCAGCGGCCACAATGGCCCTCATCTAAGCGCTCACTCGGCGTTAAAACGACAAATATAATTGAGTGGACGCAGAATTGACTAAGGATTTGAGCATCATGCCGTGGTTTACCCGTTTGTATTTTGTGCTGTGTCGAATGTTGTCGGCGCCTTTTCTTGCTGGCGTAAAACCAAAGTTAATTCAATTTGACGAAGCGCTGTACGATCAGCTTCGCGGTAAGCCGGTGTGTTACGTACTGCGCTTGCACAGCTGGACTGATCGCTTTTTGCTTGAGCGCATCTTTAAAGCCCATGACCTGCCCCTGTTGCGCACCTCGCCGGGTAAATTGCCGGATGCCGGACGCGCCAGCTGCCTTTATTTGCCTGTTTTAGCTGGACAGCGCGGCGGTTCTCGCGGCCAGCAAACTATGGCCGGGCTAATTGAGCAGGCTGCGCAAGGCGATTATCCCTTGCAGATTGTACCAGTATCGATTTTTTGGGGGCGTAACCCCGGCAGTGAGACCTCGTTCTTTAAATTACTGCTCGGGGATGGCGAGCGCGCCGGTGCGCTGCGTAAATTGCTGATTATTATTGCCCAGCGCCGCAATGTACTGGTGCATGTCGCCCAGCCCTTAACCTTTGATAAATTTGTGGCGCGCAAGAAAGACCCCGTGGCCGCGGCGGCCATGCTGGCCCGCATGATGTCCTTTTACTTTTCGCGTCGGGCAACCGCGAGCCTTGGGCCGCGTTCACTGTCGCGCCAGCAAATTATTGATGTTGTGCTGCGTCGTCAAACAGTGAAAGACGCAATCGCTGCCGAACTCAATGGGCCAGAAGACGACGTGAGCGCCATAAAAAAGAAGGCGCGGAAAATGGCCGAAGAAGTAGCGGCCAATTACAACGACCGCATGATTCGCGCACTAGAATTGATTTTGAGTTGGGTGTTTCGTAAGATTTTTTCGGGCTTAAATATCCATCATGTTGAGCGTCTACGCGAGACCGCAAATAGTCAGCAGCTGATATATATGCCTTCTCATCGCAGCCATTTCGATTATTTGCTCATCTCTTACACGCTTTATGTGCAGGGTTTGTTGGCACCGCATATTGCCGCTGGCGTGAATTTAAATTTTTGGCCGGTGGGCGGCATGTTGCGCCGGGGCGGCGCGTTTTATATTCGCCGCAGCTTCTCTGGGCAACCGCTTTATACTGCCGTGTTTCAATCCTATTTAGATGTAATTTTGAGCCGGGGCTACCCCGTGGAATTTTTCCCCGAGGGTGGCCGTAGCCGCACTGGGCGATTATTGCCGCCCAAAAAGGGCATGTTGCGAATGACGGTAGACAGCTTTATTCAGCAGCCTGGCCGCTCGGTGGCTTTAGTTCCTATTTACATTTGCTACGACAAACTGGTGGAAAGCGCCTCCTATGTTAAAGAGCTGCGTGGCGCCGCCAAGCAAAGTGAATCGGCGGGCGGCTTGTTAAAGGCCCGCAAAATTTTTAAATCGTCTTACGGCAGCCCCCATATCGCCTTCGGTGAGCCACTAAGTCTGGATGAATGTTTTAGTCATATTGAGCCTAATTGGCGCAAGTTGAATCAGCAGGGCGACCAGAGTTTTGTGCCTGCGGTAGTCGATTATATCGCCCAAGAAAATATGGAGCGGATCAACGCGGCGGCGGTGGTGAATCCCATTGGCCTAGTGTCCATGATCTTATTATCCAGTCCTCAGCGGGCGATGGCCGAAGACGAGTTGCTTTTGCAAATAGATCATTTTATTGCACTCTTAAAACGTCTGCCGTATAGCCCAGACGTGACGCTGCCTGAAGGCAGTGCTATTGAAATATTTGAGCAGGCAGCGCGCACGGCGGGACTTTCGCGTATTGAACACCCCTGGGGGCCGATTATTACCGCGACCGGAAAAGAAGCGGTAATGTTAACCTATTACCGCAATTCAGTGATGCACGTACTGGCTTTGCCGAGTTTGATCGCACGCTTTTTCCGCCACAGTCAGACCGTTAACGAGGCCGAGTTAATTCAGGCCTGTGTTTTGCTTTACCCTTTTGTGAAACAAGAATTGTTTTTGCGTGTGAGTATTGCTGATTGTGCCGAGGCGGTTGCTGAACAAATAAATAATTTGGTCGACCTCAATTTGCTGAGTCGCAATGAGGCAGGCGGCAGCTTGAGCCGCGCCAATGTCGGCACCGAGACCTACGCCGTGTTGACCGGGCTTGGTCGTATTCTGCGGGAAACCTTTGAACGCTACACCGTAACGAGTCTGTTATTGGTACAAGAAATTTCTGACACCCCAGCACCTCGCAAAGACATTGAACAACACACCATTGAAATGGCGCAGCGCTTAGCGATACTAAGTGGCCGCGAGGCGCCGGAATATTTCGATAAAAACCTGTTTCGTGTTTATATGGACACCCTCATAAAGCAGGGCCTGTTAGTGCTTGAAGAGGGGAGTGACGAGGAGTTGCTCCGGGTAGATAAACGTCTGGAGTCTTTGTCGCAGCGCTGGGTGGCCTTGTTAGGGCCCGATGTGCAACAAAGTATGCAGCAGTTAATACGTAAGCAGACAATTCAGGGTAGTTGAGATTAAAACTTAGCCTCTCGGTGTATTTATAAAATAGGAATAAGAAAATGGCATTAGTTAGCGTTGTAATAGGTGTGATTTTACTCGAGTACATTGTGTTTGTGATGATGGTTGGAATGACCCGCGGTAAAACCGGTATTCAGGCTCCGGCCATGACCGGAGACCCAAAGTTGGAAAGAATGATTCGTGTGCAGCTAAATACCCTAGAGCAAATGGTAGTGGTGATTCCCGCGATGTGGCTATTTGCTAGCTATGTTAGTGAACCGGTAGCAGCGGGCTTAGGTGCCCTGTTTGTTCTTGGCCGTGCGCTGTATTGCCGGGGCTACCTAATGGCGGCAGAAAAACGCAGCCTAGGCTTTGGTATTGGTGGCCTGGCAACACTGGTATTAGTACTTGGTGGCCTCTATGGCAGTGTAATAGCCGCGTTAGCTAGCTGAGTTTACTGGCCTCGAGTGGCGCGATACCGCCGTGTCACTCGAGGCTTAATATGTGCTACTTTCATCGTAAAAGTCCCTTCCCAGTTTACCTACTCACTCGATAATCCATACAGACGATAGCTCGCCAATAGCGGGAGCTGCGATTATCCCTTGTTAAATGGTGCGGTTTTGATTCCGCAATAATAAAAATGACAAGTGAGACAGTTATGAGCAATTTTGTTTACCGAGTATCGGCTCTCGCGATGGCGATTGCGCTCAACTCGAGTGGCGCGCTGGCTGCAAACGATTTGGCGCTAGAAGAAATTTTGGTTACCGCCGAAAAGCGGGAAAGTTCTTTGCAGGACACCCCAATTTCAATTCTGGCATTTTCAAGTGAGCGCCTCGAGCGCTTTGGCATTAGCGATCTTGGCGACATTGCGGGCTTGGCGCCCAACGTCACCATTACACCCTTCCCCAATAGTCGCAGCTCCCTTGTGGTATTTATGCGTGGGGTTGGCAATAACGACAGCCAGTCGACTCAAGATCCCGCTGTGGGCATTTATTTAGACGGCGTTTACGTCGCGCGCAGTATTGGCTTAACCAGTGATGTTGCCGACCTTGAGCGCATTGAAGTACTGCGTGGCCCGCAAGGCACCTTATACGGCCGCAATACCACCGGCGGCGCCATCAATTTAATTACCGCAAAGCCCGGCGAAGAATTTGCCATTAGCCAGCAGTTTAGTGCGGGTAATCGCGATTACTGGCGCTTATTAAGCAAAATTGAAAGCGGAAAAGTTGGCGGCTTTTCGGCCAAGCTAAGTTACTTAGAGTCTGGCCACGACGGCTGGGTTGAGAATACCGGCGAAGGTAAAAACTTTGGCGAAGAAGAAAAACAAGCTGGCCGCGCCGCCGTGCGCTGGGATCTCAGCGAGCGAGTAAGTATTGATTACGCTTACGACTTCTCCGAAATTGACGGCCCCCAGCATTATTACCAAACCACATCCTCTACTGGCAATGCTATTCCGGCGAATGAACAGCGCAGTGACACTGGTAGTTGGGATGGCGGCGTAACACCAAGCCACACCGAAATTAGCGGTCACAGCTTTATTGTTAGCATCGATACCGGCTGGGGCGAGCTAAAGTCCATTAGCGGCTACCGTGAGCTTGCTGAAGATATTGTGCAGAATTACGGTGGCGGCTTGCCCGGCTTTAAAATTGGTGTCGACATTGAACAAGATCAGCTCTCGCAAGAGTTTCAGTTTGTCGGTGAGAGCGGCGAAAACTGGCGCTATGTCGCCGGGCTATATTACTTTAAAGAACACGGCAGCGAGCTAGAAACCGACACCGTGCCGGTGCTAATTCCCGACCCCAATCCACTCTTGCCGCCCACCTTACTCACCGTGACGCTTGAAGATCGGCAAATCTATTCAACCTCTGAGGCCTATGCTGCCTACGGTCAGCTGACTTGGTCCCCAGCGATGCTTGCGCATCGCTTAGATGTGACTTTGGGTGGACGCTACACCGTTGATAAGCGCGAAGCGCGCAAAGACAGTGCAGTGTATTTTACTGGCGGCGAACAGTCAGACAGCGAGACTTGGAGCAACTTTAACCCCAGCCTCACCCTAGACTATAACTGGACCGACGAGCTGAGTACCTTTGCTAAGGTGGTCACCGCCTATAAGTCGGGTGGTTACAATGTGCGTAGTACCGAAGACGGATTTACCCCGCCTTTTGATGAAGAGCATATGGTGTCCTACGAGTTTGGGGTCAAGTCGAGCTGGCTTAATAATCGCGTCAGCGTCAACGCCTCGGTGTTTCGCGCTGAATACGAAGACATGCAATTGCAGCAGATCACCAATAACGCCACCATCTTCCTCACCGACGTATTCAACGTAGGTGAGGCTCAGATCGACGGCTTTGAAATTGATGTCATGGCGGTGTTAATGCGCGGCCTAACCATGCAGCTGTCTTACGGCTATACCGATGCCGATTTCATCGAATATATCGACCAGCGCGGCGCTAGCCCAACCCAGGGCGAAAACGTCGCCAATCAGGCCGAAATGCCCTATGCACCAGAACACAATTACACTCTTGGCTTGGATTATGAGCGCGCGGTGGGCAGTGTATCTAGCCCCATGATGCTGAATGCGAGTATTGACTATCAATGGACCGACGAGCGCTACGGCACGGCTTTTAATGACGATATGAGCGGCTTTTTCCTCGACGATTACGGCCTAGTAAACGCACGGCTCGCGCTGTCGGATATCAGCCTCGGACGCCTTGGTCTAGAAGTCGCACTGTGGGGGCGCAACCTCGATGATCAGGAATACAAAGTGCACAGCATTAGCCTGGGCGCCTACCAAGCGGGCTATTTTGGCGAGCCCAAAAGCTATGGCATGGATATTCGCCTGAGTTTCTAATTACAGATACAACACCAATGCCAGCAGCGGCAACCATTTGTTCATGACGCAGCTGTTGGCATTCGCTTTGCATTTCCAACTGTAGTTAAATTGGCTATAGACATGGAGGTGTTATGGTATTCGACAAGATAGTGTTAGACGGTCCCAACGTGCGACTAGAGCCGCTGTCGATTAGCCATAAGCAGGGCCTAGCCGAAGCCATCGCCGACGGCGAATTGTGGCGAATCTTCGTTACCAAAGTTCCTCACCCCGACGACCTCGACGAATTTATCGGCAACGCCTATTATGCGCTAGAAGAGGGCGACGGCCTCGTATTCGCCATCATCGATAAACGCAGTGGCAGGGTAGTTGGCTCCAGTCGCTATATGCGCGCCAGCCCGCCAAATAAGCGTGTAGAAATAGGCTTTAGCTTCATTGCCAAATCCCATCAAAAAACCCACATCAATACCGAAGCCAAACTCTTGATGCTGGAACACGCCTTTGAAAACCTAAAAGTAAACCGGGTCGAGTTCGTCACCGATTTTCTTAATCAAAACTCCCGCAACGCCATATTGCGCCTAGGCGCCAAGCAAGAAGGCATTCTGCGCAACCACATGGTAATGGCCGACGGCCGAATTCGAGACTCCGTGGTGTTCACCATTATCAGTAATGAATGGCCGGGAGTTAAGCAGCATCTTACGGCGAAATTGGCACAGACTGCTTAGGGTGAGCTTGGTGTGAAGCTTGTTGGTTTTCTCAATAGCAGCCAGCCCGCAATTAGCGAGCTAACGTCTAACTGGGTTCGTGCTATGCCATCGCTGGAGGTGTGCTATCTTCAAAAAGGACAGGCATCTTCCTAATAACGGACAGGCACTTTTTAAAAGCTAAGAAAAGCCCCCCTCATCATAAATATCACGCCCTACTTTTACGCTGAGTATTCACAACACCGACGACAAAATCTCGGAAATTACCGTTGAAAGCCGGTTTTGCAATGCAGAAGCCCCTGAGCCAAACCGCCCATCGGGTTTTAGGTGAGAGTTTGAATTATTAAGCGACTTTGTTTGTACCTTGCCGCGTTTTCGCAAAGCGTTTCCGATAAATCTGCTCAAAGGCAGTGGCATTGTTCAGCCATGTTTTTTGGTCAATACCCAAGCGCTTTAGAATTGGGGGCAGGTTTTGAGCGATAGCGCCGCGTTTGTCATTGCAAACTTGCCTGCCAGTGTAGTCCACTAATTCTAGGTAATCTTTGAGCTTAAAACGAATGCCGTGTTGGTGTTTATCGGTGGCATTTCCGTCAAAGGGCAGCATGGGTTTGAGGGTGAAATTAAAATGATTAAGTTGATGGCTTTGAATAAGGTTGGTGATGCTCTTTGCTAAGTTCAATGAGGGGCGAATACGCTCTTTAATACTAGTGTGCTCAGATTATTCTGGGATCGGTGCTATCGCTGCACGTACTGGATTCAAATCCACATAGGCCATACAACTTAATAGTGCTTCTTCGCTTAACAATGCTTGGGAGCAATAGCGGGCTTCCCAAAAATGGCCTCGGCAGCCATCTTCCTTATTCGCCATGCGGGCAATCGGCTCGTTTAAACATTTCATAAACCAACCCAAATTCGCTAAGCGCTGCCGATAGATCGAAATAATTTCATTTAGCACCTGCTGTTCCGGGGCAGGAAGCTCGACACCTTTAAGGTATTGCTGAACCAAGAACGGCCCTTTGAATAAG
It includes:
- a CDS encoding M48 family metallopeptidase, with product MNQAASDITLKYLQGYSEQLQNQVRQLISERRLAAYIERRYGQQHPIQSDKALYKYINDLKQNHLRNAPQIDKVLYDNRLDLTHRALGLHTAVSRVQGGKLKAKREIRIASLFKHAPPEFLEMIAVHELAHLKEADHNKAFYKLCEYILPNYHQLEFDLRIYLTARELVSE
- a CDS encoding GNAT family N-acetyltransferase, with the translated sequence MVFDKIVLDGPNVRLEPLSISHKQGLAEAIADGELWRIFVTKVPHPDDLDEFIGNAYYALEEGDGLVFAIIDKRSGRVVGSSRYMRASPPNKRVEIGFSFIAKSHQKTHINTEAKLLMLEHAFENLKVNRVEFVTDFLNQNSRNAILRLGAKQEGILRNHMVMADGRIRDSVVFTIISNEWPGVKQHLTAKLAQTA
- a CDS encoding MAPEG family protein; translated protein: MALVSVVIGVILLEYIVFVMMVGMTRGKTGIQAPAMTGDPKLERMIRVQLNTLEQMVVVIPAMWLFASYVSEPVAAGLGALFVLGRALYCRGYLMAAEKRSLGFGIGGLATLVLVLGGLYGSVIAALAS
- a CDS encoding protein adenylyltransferase SelO; translated protein: MSESRSPVFDNSFARLSGPFYTAQAPSSVPNPGLIRINTALAEQLNISPDWLASPEGIATMAGNHVPDGAQSLAAVYAGHQFGGWNPQLGDGRAVLLGELIGTDGVRYDWQLKGSGRTPYSRGGDGKSPLGPVLREYILCEAMAALGVPTTRALGAVTSGEMVFRDQGLPGAVFSRVAQSHIRVGTMQFFAARRDNEALQTLSDYLIQRHFPDAAEAENPVLAMLNKIISRQASLIAKWQSIGFIHGVMNTDNMLLCGETIDYGPCAFMDSYDPATVFSSIDHNGRYAYGNQPSIAHWNLIQLAQALLPILDNSATADDDRAVAIAQEAINAFPAQFLTAYQTIIKDKLGLSEFKDSDDALFQTLLSIMEAQKSDFTLCFRRLAELSNETACINSSVRELFEFNEAFTPCLQQWRQRISEDPQSPAQRQTQMFAANPVFIPRNHLVQEAIAAAEQNGDFSFFNQLVDVLAKPGEFDPTKSRYAMPAKPEQQVHQTFCGT
- the plsB gene encoding glycerol-3-phosphate 1-O-acyltransferase PlsB, with protein sequence MTKDLSIMPWFTRLYFVLCRMLSAPFLAGVKPKLIQFDEALYDQLRGKPVCYVLRLHSWTDRFLLERIFKAHDLPLLRTSPGKLPDAGRASCLYLPVLAGQRGGSRGQQTMAGLIEQAAQGDYPLQIVPVSIFWGRNPGSETSFFKLLLGDGERAGALRKLLIIIAQRRNVLVHVAQPLTFDKFVARKKDPVAAAAMLARMMSFYFSRRATASLGPRSLSRQQIIDVVLRRQTVKDAIAAELNGPEDDVSAIKKKARKMAEEVAANYNDRMIRALELILSWVFRKIFSGLNIHHVERLRETANSQQLIYMPSHRSHFDYLLISYTLYVQGLLAPHIAAGVNLNFWPVGGMLRRGGAFYIRRSFSGQPLYTAVFQSYLDVILSRGYPVEFFPEGGRSRTGRLLPPKKGMLRMTVDSFIQQPGRSVALVPIYICYDKLVESASYVKELRGAAKQSESAGGLLKARKIFKSSYGSPHIAFGEPLSLDECFSHIEPNWRKLNQQGDQSFVPAVVDYIAQENMERINAAAVVNPIGLVSMILLSSPQRAMAEDELLLQIDHFIALLKRLPYSPDVTLPEGSAIEIFEQAARTAGLSRIEHPWGPIITATGKEAVMLTYYRNSVMHVLALPSLIARFFRHSQTVNEAELIQACVLLYPFVKQELFLRVSIADCAEAVAEQINNLVDLNLLSRNEAGGSLSRANVGTETYAVLTGLGRILRETFERYTVTSLLLVQEISDTPAPRKDIEQHTIEMAQRLAILSGREAPEYFDKNLFRVYMDTLIKQGLLVLEEGSDEELLRVDKRLESLSQRWVALLGPDVQQSMQQLIRKQTIQGS
- a CDS encoding transposase, producing the protein MTLPRKALVCVDDTPYYHVTSRCVRRSFLCGVDHASGKDYSHRRLFIEQRIHLLSSLFALDIAAYAVMANHLHLVVKLSPDVANDWSDREVLERWTSLFKGPFLVQQYLKGVELPAPEQQVLNEIISIYRQRLANLGWFMKCLNEPIARMANKEDGCRGHFWEARYCSQALLSEEALLSCMAYVDLNPVRAAIAPIPE
- a CDS encoding TonB-dependent receptor — its product is MSNFVYRVSALAMAIALNSSGALAANDLALEEILVTAEKRESSLQDTPISILAFSSERLERFGISDLGDIAGLAPNVTITPFPNSRSSLVVFMRGVGNNDSQSTQDPAVGIYLDGVYVARSIGLTSDVADLERIEVLRGPQGTLYGRNTTGGAINLITAKPGEEFAISQQFSAGNRDYWRLLSKIESGKVGGFSAKLSYLESGHDGWVENTGEGKNFGEEEKQAGRAAVRWDLSERVSIDYAYDFSEIDGPQHYYQTTSSTGNAIPANEQRSDTGSWDGGVTPSHTEISGHSFIVSIDTGWGELKSISGYRELAEDIVQNYGGGLPGFKIGVDIEQDQLSQEFQFVGESGENWRYVAGLYYFKEHGSELETDTVPVLIPDPNPLLPPTLLTVTLEDRQIYSTSEAYAAYGQLTWSPAMLAHRLDVTLGGRYTVDKREARKDSAVYFTGGEQSDSETWSNFNPSLTLDYNWTDELSTFAKVVTAYKSGGYNVRSTEDGFTPPFDEEHMVSYEFGVKSSWLNNRVSVNASVFRAEYEDMQLQQITNNATIFLTDVFNVGEAQIDGFEIDVMAVLMRGLTMQLSYGYTDADFIEYIDQRGASPTQGENVANQAEMPYAPEHNYTLGLDYERAVGSVSSPMMLNASIDYQWTDERYGTAFNDDMSGFFLDDYGLVNARLALSDISLGRLGLEVALWGRNLDDQEYKVHSISLGAYQAGYFGEPKSYGMDIRLSF